In Zonotrichia leucophrys gambelii isolate GWCS_2022_RI chromosome 6, RI_Zleu_2.0, whole genome shotgun sequence, one genomic interval encodes:
- the CNNM2 gene encoding metal transporter CNNM2 isoform X4, producing the protein MAALPGGNMAGGGRGARVLLLLLLGGCLGRRPPAATAAAPPAAVVPPPAAEETVIIGLRLEDTDDVSFMEGGALRVSERTRVKLRVYGQNINNETWSRIAFTEHERRRGGRAAAGPAGRGGGGGGGGSAGSGGAPQRCGIRTSDIIILPHIVLNRRTSGIIEIEIKPLRKTEKSKSYYLCTSVSAPAAALGPAAPGGLAGAEGPAGPPPWGETTWIYHDGEDTKMIVGEEKKFLLPFWLQVIFISLLLCLSGMFSGLNLGLMALDPMELRIVQNCGTDKEKNYAKRIEPVRRQGNYLLCSLLLGNVLVNTTLTILLDDIAGSGLVAVVVSTIGIVIFGEIVPQAICSRHGLAVGANTIFLTKFFMMMTFPASYPVSKLLDCVLGQEIGTVYNREKLLEMLRVTDPYNDLVKEELNIIQGALELRTKTVEDVMTPLRDCFMIAAEAVLDFNTMSEIMESGYTRIPVFEGDRSNIVDLLFVKDLAFVDPDDCTPLKTITRFYNHPLHFVFNDTKLDAMLEEFKKGIYQCGASGLLSSTSLEGCFYF; encoded by the coding sequence ATGGCCGCGCTGCCCGGTGGGAACATggcggggggcggccgggggGCGCGggtgctgctcttgctgctgctcgGCGGCTGCCTGGGCCGGCGGCCCCCGGCCGCCACCGCtgccgcgccgcccgccgccgtCGTGCCCCCGCCGGCGGCGGAGGAGACGGTGATCATCGGCCTGCGGCTGGAGGACACGGACGACGTCTCCTTCATGGAGGGGGGCGCGCTGCGGGTGAGCGAGCGGACGCGGGTGAAGCTGCGGGTTTACGGGCAGAACATCAACAACGAGACGTGGTCGCGCATCGCCTTCACGGAGCacgagcggcggcggggcgggcgggcggcggcggggccggcggggcgcggcggtggcgggggcggcggcgggtcggcgggcagcggcggggccCCGCAGCGCTGCGGCATCCGCACCTCGGACATCATCATCCTGCCGCACATCGTGCTCAACCGCCGCACCTCGGGCATCATCGAGATCGAGATCAAGCCCCTGCGCAAAACGGAGAAGAGCAAGTCCTACTACCTGTGCACCTCCGTCtcggcccccgccgccgccctgGGGCCCGCGGCTCCCGGAGGGCTGGCGGGCGCCGAGGGACCGGCGGGACCCCCGCCCTGGGGTGAGACCACTTGGATCTACCATGACGGCGAGGACACCAAGATGATCGTGGGCGAGGAGAAGAAGTTCCTgctgcccttctggctgcaggTCATCTTCATCTCgctcctcctgtgcctctcGGGCATGTTCAGTGGCCTCAACCTGGGCCTGATGGCCCTGGACCCCATGGAACTGCGCATCGTGCAGAACTGTGGCACGGACAAAGAGAAGAACTACGCCAAGCGCATCGAGCCTGTGCGGCGTCAGGGCAACTacctgctgtgctccctcctgctgggCAATGTCCTGGTCAACACCACCCTTACCATCCTGCTGGACGACATTGCCGGCTCTGGGCTGGTGGCCGTGGTGGTCTCCACCATCGGTATCGTCATCTTCGGCGAGATCGTGCCGCAGGCTATTTGCTCTCGGCACGGCCTGGCCGTGGGCGCCAACACCATCTTCCTCACCAAGTTTTTCATGATGATGACCTTCCCGGCCTCCTACCCCGTCAGCAAGTTGCTGGACTGTGTCCTGGGCCAGGAGATCGGCACGGTCTATAACCGTGAGAAGTTGTTGGAGATGCTGCGGGTCACCGACCCTTATAACGATCTAGTCAAGGAGGAGCTCAACATTATCCAAGGAGCCCTGGAACTGCGCACCAAGACTGTGGAGGATGTGATGACTCCCCTCCGAGACTGCTTTATGATCGCTGCCGAGGCTGTGCTCGACTTCAACACTATGTCCGAGATCATGGAGAGCGGTTACACCCGCATCCCTGTTTTCGAGGGCGACCGCTCCAACATCGTGGACTTGCTCTTCGTTAAGGACCTGGCTTTTGTGGACCCCGATGACTGCACACCGCTCAAGACCATCACCCGCTTCTACAACCACCCGCTGCACTTTGTCTTCAATGACACCAAGCTCGATGCCATGCTGGAGGAGTTCAAGAAAG